From Montipora foliosa isolate CH-2021 chromosome 6, ASM3666993v2, whole genome shotgun sequence, a single genomic window includes:
- the LOC138005719 gene encoding uncharacterized protein, whose amino-acid sequence MGSPLGPLMANAFLCHIEEHLDLPDYYRRYVDDTITVMFCESAAHVFLDELNSIHPSLHFTMEITTNGKLPFLGMLLDKNGPRISTCVYRKPTGKGLLLHYHSHEVHRYKTGLLTTMLNRAYRLSSSWQLFSDECEKLKNIFKRLKYPEDLINRSVKNFVDYVQSDAQKPPQAQYQGKTVRIVLPYKDQTSANVLRRRLKDLSVKIGNTIEIVPVFINRKIESHLKHRENKPNVVNNQCAVYYFKCGLRDMDYIGYTTRHLHQRIEEHKSLPSSVGMSLCTRPVDTLNLSPISWQYDDNISLVTLIFLNQEVNHCEDHKSFVGYSRSTSNIKPL is encoded by the exons ATGGGGTCTCCCCTAGGCCCCCTAATGGCCAATGCCTTCTTGTGTCATATAGAGGAACATTTAGATCTGCCTGATTACTACAGACGGTACGTAGACGATACAATTACCGTAATGTTTTGTGAATCAGCCGCTCATGTTTTCCTTGATGAATTAAACAGCATTCATCCGTCTCTACATTTCACCATGGAAATCACGACCAATGGTAAACTACCTTTCCTTGGAATGCTTCTTGATAAGAATGGTCCTCGGATATCAACCTGTGTCTACCGAAAACCGACTGGCAAAGGCTTATTACTACACTACCATAGTCACGAGGTCCATCGTTATAAGACTGGCCTGCTTACGACCATGCTTAACAGGGCCTATCGGTTGTCCTCAAGTTGGCAATTATTCTCTGATGAGTGCGAAAAGctcaaaaatatcttcaaacGCCTTAAATACCCAGAAGACCTAATTAACAGATCTGTTAAGAATTTTGTCGACTATGTTCAATCGGATGCCCAGAAACCACCACAAGCGCAATACCAAGGAAAAACCGTCCGTATTGTATTACCGTACAAAGATCAGACGTCAGCTAACGTGCTACGGAGACGACTCAAAGATCTGAGCGTTAAAATTGGTAACACCATCGAGATTGTTCCTGTGTTTATTAATCGTAAGATTGAAAGTCATCTCAAACACCGCGAAAACAAGCCAaatgttgtaaataaccaatgtgctgtttattattttaaatgtggtcTACGCGATATGGACTACATTGGTTATACAACAAGGCATTTACATCAGCGTATAGAGGAACACAAATCCCTCCCATCTTCG gTTGGTATGAGTTTATGCACTAGACCTGTTGATACTTTGAATTTATCACCTATTTCTTGGCAATATGATGACAACATATCTTTGGTGACTTTGATCTTTCTGAACCAAGAGGTTAATCATTGTGAAGATCACAAAAGTTTTGTTGGATACTCTAGATCAACCTCTAACATTAAACCTTTATAG
- the LOC138005720 gene encoding uncharacterized protein: MGSPLGPLMANAFLCHIEEHLDLPDYYRRYVDDTITVMFCESAAHVFLDELNSIHPSLHFTMEITTNGKLPFLGMLLDKNGPRISTCVYRKPTGKGLLLHYHSHEVHRYKTGLLTTMLNRAYRLSSSWQLFSDECEKLKNIFKRLKYPEDLINRSVKNFVDYVQSDAQKPPQAQYQGKTVRIVLPYKDQTSANVLRRRLKDLSVKIGNTIEIVPVFINRWYEFMH, encoded by the exons ATGGGGTCTCCCCTAGGCCCCCTAATGGCCAATGCCTTCTTGTGTCATATAGAGGAACATTTAGATCTGCCTGATTACTACAGACGGTACGTAGACGATACAATTACCGTAATGTTTTGTGAATCAGCCGCTCATGTTTTCCTTGATGAATTAAACAGCATTCATCCGTCTCTACATTTCACCATGGAAATCACGACCAATGGTAAACTACCTTTCCTTGGAATGCTTCTTGATAAGAATGGTCCTCGGATATCAACCTGTGTCTACCGAAAACCGACTGGCAAAGGCTTATTACTACACTACCATAGTCACGAGGTCCATCGTTATAAGACTGGCCTGCTTACGACCATGCTTAACAGGGCCTATCGGTTGTCCTCAAGTTGGCAATTATTCTCTGATGAGTGCGAAAAGctcaaaaatatcttcaaacGCCTTAAATACCCAGAAGACCTAATTAACAGATCTGTTAAGAATTTTGTCGACTATGTTCAATCGGATGCCCAGAAACCACCACAAGCGCAATACCAAGGAAAAACCGTCCGTATTGTATTACCGTACAAAGATCAGACGTCAGCTAACGTGCTACGGAGACGACTCAAAGATCTGAGCGTTAAAATTGGTAACACCATCGAGATTGTTCCTGTGTTTATTAATC gTTGGTATGAGTTTATGCACTAG